The following proteins are encoded in a genomic region of Triticum dicoccoides isolate Atlit2015 ecotype Zavitan chromosome 1B, WEW_v2.0, whole genome shotgun sequence:
- the LOC119299248 gene encoding glutathione S-transferase 1-like: MAPMKVYGLPMNGSVARVLACLEEVGAEYEVVAVDLHTGEHKRLPHLARNPFSQVPAFQDGDLVLFESRAISKYILRKGSSDLLRENNLSESAMVDVWLDVESQKFDSVMLPIIFQGLVIPVYMGGTSDLKVLEENLEKLKEIMEVYEERLSKSKYLAGDFISLADISHFPMVHLLHETPYAAVLDAYPYVKAWIAGVMDRPAVKKVMGLMKIFG; this comes from the exons ATGGCTCCGATGAAGGTGTACGGGCTGCCCATGAACGGAAGCGTGGCGCGCGTTCTGGCATGCCTGGAGGAGGTGGGAGCCGAGTATGAGGTCGTGGCCGTCGACCTACACACCGGCGAGCACAAGAGGCTGCCGCATCTTGCTCGTAAT CCCTTCAGCCAGGTCCCTGCGTTCCAGGATGGAGACCTGGTCCTCTTTG AATCACGGGCAATCTCAAAGTATATACTCCGGAAAGGATCATCAGATTTACTGAGGGAGAACAACCTCTCTGAGTCCGCCATGGTTGATGTGTGGCTTGACGTCGAATCCCAGAAATTTGACAGCGTCATGCTGCCAATCATCTTTCAAGGTCTCGTCATCCCGGTTTACATGGGTGGGACTAGTGATCTCAAAGTTCTTGAAGAAAACCTAGAGAAACTGAAGGAGATCATGGAAGTCTATGAGGAACGCTTGTCCAAGTCCAAGTACTTGGCAGGAGATTTCATCAGCTTAGCGGACATTAGCCATTTCCCAATGGTTCACCTATTGCATGAAACTCCCTATGCGGCGGTGCTTGATGCATATCCATACGTGAAAGCATGGATTGCTGGCGTAATGGATCGGCCTGCTGTAAAGAAGGTCATGGGGCTTATGAAGATATTTGGTTGA